A part of Antechinus flavipes isolate AdamAnt ecotype Samford, QLD, Australia chromosome 6, AdamAnt_v2, whole genome shotgun sequence genomic DNA contains:
- the SH3BP2 gene encoding SH3 domain-binding protein 2 isoform X1, with translation MEGWTVKSQKAVEALKRLSGIGASFEADPEVCRCKERLRGGVSSKKPAAEGCASCVHVRERKDGARELLMASEEQHWPVPMKAIGAQNLLTMPGGVVKSGYLHKKGGTQLQLLKWPLRFVIIHKRCIYYFKSSTSASPQGAFSLSGYNRVMRAAEETTSNNVFPFKIVHISKKHRTWFFSASSEDERKSWMALLRKEIGHYHEKKEPSLDFSDSSSDTDSFYGSVERPIDISLSPYPTDNEDYEHDDDDDSYMEPDTPDSMKVEDIMIHPPTYPPPPIPTPRKPAYSETQRSHSFSSKGSTPLHPPPPPKRGLPEINPEDLKREVISSWRPEPNLKVPSPSRRQSDPPLGNLPPMPSFRKPASPEVASVSHLLNTSKNCDKLKSIHLSPRGAFQGLPLTEPPPIPTNKPKLIKVGELPPVREAIKPGLFVPPVTPKPPVLTPKHSVPELKPRIEKPPLPQLQRSPPDGQSFRSFSFEKPSLSTKFDTSCEDSDEDYEKVPLPSSIFVNTTESYEVENLFKATDPRGQPQDGLYCIRNSSKTGKVLVVWDESFNKVRNYRIFEKDSRFYLEGELLFVSIGSLVEHYYTHVLPGHKSLLLQHPYGYSGPR, from the exons ATGGAGGGCTGGACTGTTAAGAGTCAGAAAGCCGTGGAGGCATTGAAGAGACTGTCAGGAATCGGGGCGAGCTTTGAAGCAGACCCCGAAGTCTGCAGGTGTAAGGAGAGGCTCAGAGGAGGGGTCTCCTCCAAAAAGCCGGCCGCGGAGGGCTGTGCAAGTTGCGTTCATGTCCGCGAGCGAAAGGACGGCGCCCGGGAACT CTTGATGGCTTCGGAGGAGCAGCATTGGCCCGTGCCAATGAAGGCCATTGGAGCTCAGAATCTCTTGACAATGCCTGGGGGAGTGGTCAAGTCCGGATACCTTCACAAAAAAGGTGGCACCCAGCTGCAATTGCTAAAAT GGCCATTGCGGTTTGTGATTATCCACAAGAGATGTATTTATTACTTTAAGAGTAGCACATCAGCATCTCCCCAAGGGGCCTTCTCCCTGAGTGGCTATAATCG GGTAATGAGAGCTGCTGAGGAAACAACATCAAACAACGTCTTTCCCTTCAAGATTGTTCATATTAGCAAGAAACACAGAACCTGGTTCTTTTCagcctcctctgaagatgaaagAAAG AGTTGGATGGCCCTGCTAAGGAAAGAAATAGGCCACTACCATGAGAAGAAAGAGCCATCATTAGATTTCAG CGACTCGAGTTCCGACACAGATAGCTTCTATGGCTCTGTGGAACGCCCCATTGATATCAGTTTATCTCCATATCCCACTGATAATGAAG ACTATgaacatgatgatgatgatgactccTACATGGAGCCAGATACCCCAGATTCCATGAAAGTTGAAG ATATTATGATTCACCCACCAACTTATCCCCCACCTCCGATCCCCACTCCAAGAAAACCAGCCTACTCAGAAACACAGCGGTCCCACTCGTTTTCCAGCAAGGGCTCTACACCTCTTcaccctcccccacctcccaaaAGAGGCCTGCCAGAAATCAATCCTGAGGACCTGAAAAGAGAAGTGATCTCTTCTTGGAGGCCAGAGCCCAATCTGAAAGTGCCCTCTCCCAGTCGAAGACAGAGTGATCCACCCCTGGGAAATCTACCTCCTATGCCCAGCTTCAGAAAACCAGCTTCTCCAGAGGTCGCATCTGTCAGTCACCTTCTGAATACTTCCAAAAACTGCGACAAGTTAAAATCTATCCACTTGTCTCCTCGAGGAGCATTTCAAGGATTGCCTCTGACTGAGCCCCCTCCAATCCCAACCAATAAACCCAAATTGATAAAGGTGGGAGAGTTACCGCCTGTAAGAGAAGCTATTAAACCTGGACTCTTTGTGCCCCCTGTGACTCCCAAACCACCGGTCTTGACACCTAAGCATTCTGTGCCAGAACTGAAACCCAGAATTGAAAAACCTCCACTTCCTCAACTACA GAGATCCCCACCAGATGGACAGAGTTTCAGAAGCTTTTCCTTTGAGAAACCTTCACTCTCAACTAAGTTTGATACAAGCTGCGAGGATTCAGATGAAGACTATGAAAAG gTGCCGCTGCCTAGCTCCATCTTTGTCAACACCACGGAATCCTATGAAGTGGAAAA CTTGTTTAAAGCCACTGATCCTAGGGGACAACCACAAGATGGACTCTACTGTATTAGGAATTCTTCGAAGACAGGAAAG GTTTTGGTTGTGTGGGATGAATCCTTTAACAAAGTGAGAAACTACCGGATTTTTGAAAAG GACTCCAGATTTTACCTTGAGGGAGAGCTTTTGTTCGTGAGCATCGGAAGCTTGGTTGAGCACTATTACACCCACGTCTTGCCTGGTCACAAGAGCCTGCTTCTTCAGCATCCCTATGGCTACTCAGGGCCCAGGTGA
- the SH3BP2 gene encoding SH3 domain-binding protein 2 isoform X3 encodes MASEEQHWPVPMKAIGAQNLLTMPGGVVKSGYLHKKGGTQLQLLKWPLRFVIIHKRCIYYFKSSTSASPQGAFSLSGYNRVMRAAEETTSNNVFPFKIVHISKKHRTWFFSASSEDERKSWMALLRKEIGHYHEKKEPSLDFSDSSSDTDSFYGSVERPIDISLSPYPTDNEDYEHDDDDDSYMEPDTPDSMKVEDIMIHPPTYPPPPIPTPRKPAYSETQRSHSFSSKGSTPLHPPPPPKRGLPEINPEDLKREVISSWRPEPNLKVPSPSRRQSDPPLGNLPPMPSFRKPASPEVASVSHLLNTSKNCDKLKSIHLSPRGAFQGLPLTEPPPIPTNKPKLIKVGELPPVREAIKPGLFVPPVTPKPPVLTPKHSVPELKPRIEKPPLPQLQRSPPDGQSFRSFSFEKPSLSTKFDTSCEDSDEDYEKVPLPSSIFVNTTESYEVENLFKATDPRGQPQDGLYCIRNSSKTGKVLVVWDESFNKVRNYRIFEKDSRFYLEGELLFVSIGSLVEHYYTHVLPGHKSLLLQHPYGYSGPR; translated from the exons ATGGCTTCGGAGGAGCAGCATTGGCCCGTGCCAATGAAGGCCATTGGAGCTCAGAATCTCTTGACAATGCCTGGGGGAGTGGTCAAGTCCGGATACCTTCACAAAAAAGGTGGCACCCAGCTGCAATTGCTAAAAT GGCCATTGCGGTTTGTGATTATCCACAAGAGATGTATTTATTACTTTAAGAGTAGCACATCAGCATCTCCCCAAGGGGCCTTCTCCCTGAGTGGCTATAATCG GGTAATGAGAGCTGCTGAGGAAACAACATCAAACAACGTCTTTCCCTTCAAGATTGTTCATATTAGCAAGAAACACAGAACCTGGTTCTTTTCagcctcctctgaagatgaaagAAAG AGTTGGATGGCCCTGCTAAGGAAAGAAATAGGCCACTACCATGAGAAGAAAGAGCCATCATTAGATTTCAG CGACTCGAGTTCCGACACAGATAGCTTCTATGGCTCTGTGGAACGCCCCATTGATATCAGTTTATCTCCATATCCCACTGATAATGAAG ACTATgaacatgatgatgatgatgactccTACATGGAGCCAGATACCCCAGATTCCATGAAAGTTGAAG ATATTATGATTCACCCACCAACTTATCCCCCACCTCCGATCCCCACTCCAAGAAAACCAGCCTACTCAGAAACACAGCGGTCCCACTCGTTTTCCAGCAAGGGCTCTACACCTCTTcaccctcccccacctcccaaaAGAGGCCTGCCAGAAATCAATCCTGAGGACCTGAAAAGAGAAGTGATCTCTTCTTGGAGGCCAGAGCCCAATCTGAAAGTGCCCTCTCCCAGTCGAAGACAGAGTGATCCACCCCTGGGAAATCTACCTCCTATGCCCAGCTTCAGAAAACCAGCTTCTCCAGAGGTCGCATCTGTCAGTCACCTTCTGAATACTTCCAAAAACTGCGACAAGTTAAAATCTATCCACTTGTCTCCTCGAGGAGCATTTCAAGGATTGCCTCTGACTGAGCCCCCTCCAATCCCAACCAATAAACCCAAATTGATAAAGGTGGGAGAGTTACCGCCTGTAAGAGAAGCTATTAAACCTGGACTCTTTGTGCCCCCTGTGACTCCCAAACCACCGGTCTTGACACCTAAGCATTCTGTGCCAGAACTGAAACCCAGAATTGAAAAACCTCCACTTCCTCAACTACA GAGATCCCCACCAGATGGACAGAGTTTCAGAAGCTTTTCCTTTGAGAAACCTTCACTCTCAACTAAGTTTGATACAAGCTGCGAGGATTCAGATGAAGACTATGAAAAG gTGCCGCTGCCTAGCTCCATCTTTGTCAACACCACGGAATCCTATGAAGTGGAAAA CTTGTTTAAAGCCACTGATCCTAGGGGACAACCACAAGATGGACTCTACTGTATTAGGAATTCTTCGAAGACAGGAAAG GTTTTGGTTGTGTGGGATGAATCCTTTAACAAAGTGAGAAACTACCGGATTTTTGAAAAG GACTCCAGATTTTACCTTGAGGGAGAGCTTTTGTTCGTGAGCATCGGAAGCTTGGTTGAGCACTATTACACCCACGTCTTGCCTGGTCACAAGAGCCTGCTTCTTCAGCATCCCTATGGCTACTCAGGGCCCAGGTGA
- the SH3BP2 gene encoding SH3 domain-binding protein 2 isoform X2, which produces METSVQRKYSFGATYNRKTMCRINTFSLMASEEQHWPVPMKAIGAQNLLTMPGGVVKSGYLHKKGGTQLQLLKWPLRFVIIHKRCIYYFKSSTSASPQGAFSLSGYNRVMRAAEETTSNNVFPFKIVHISKKHRTWFFSASSEDERKSWMALLRKEIGHYHEKKEPSLDFSDSSSDTDSFYGSVERPIDISLSPYPTDNEDYEHDDDDDSYMEPDTPDSMKVEDIMIHPPTYPPPPIPTPRKPAYSETQRSHSFSSKGSTPLHPPPPPKRGLPEINPEDLKREVISSWRPEPNLKVPSPSRRQSDPPLGNLPPMPSFRKPASPEVASVSHLLNTSKNCDKLKSIHLSPRGAFQGLPLTEPPPIPTNKPKLIKVGELPPVREAIKPGLFVPPVTPKPPVLTPKHSVPELKPRIEKPPLPQLQRSPPDGQSFRSFSFEKPSLSTKFDTSCEDSDEDYEKVPLPSSIFVNTTESYEVENLFKATDPRGQPQDGLYCIRNSSKTGKVLVVWDESFNKVRNYRIFEKDSRFYLEGELLFVSIGSLVEHYYTHVLPGHKSLLLQHPYGYSGPR; this is translated from the exons CTTGATGGCTTCGGAGGAGCAGCATTGGCCCGTGCCAATGAAGGCCATTGGAGCTCAGAATCTCTTGACAATGCCTGGGGGAGTGGTCAAGTCCGGATACCTTCACAAAAAAGGTGGCACCCAGCTGCAATTGCTAAAAT GGCCATTGCGGTTTGTGATTATCCACAAGAGATGTATTTATTACTTTAAGAGTAGCACATCAGCATCTCCCCAAGGGGCCTTCTCCCTGAGTGGCTATAATCG GGTAATGAGAGCTGCTGAGGAAACAACATCAAACAACGTCTTTCCCTTCAAGATTGTTCATATTAGCAAGAAACACAGAACCTGGTTCTTTTCagcctcctctgaagatgaaagAAAG AGTTGGATGGCCCTGCTAAGGAAAGAAATAGGCCACTACCATGAGAAGAAAGAGCCATCATTAGATTTCAG CGACTCGAGTTCCGACACAGATAGCTTCTATGGCTCTGTGGAACGCCCCATTGATATCAGTTTATCTCCATATCCCACTGATAATGAAG ACTATgaacatgatgatgatgatgactccTACATGGAGCCAGATACCCCAGATTCCATGAAAGTTGAAG ATATTATGATTCACCCACCAACTTATCCCCCACCTCCGATCCCCACTCCAAGAAAACCAGCCTACTCAGAAACACAGCGGTCCCACTCGTTTTCCAGCAAGGGCTCTACACCTCTTcaccctcccccacctcccaaaAGAGGCCTGCCAGAAATCAATCCTGAGGACCTGAAAAGAGAAGTGATCTCTTCTTGGAGGCCAGAGCCCAATCTGAAAGTGCCCTCTCCCAGTCGAAGACAGAGTGATCCACCCCTGGGAAATCTACCTCCTATGCCCAGCTTCAGAAAACCAGCTTCTCCAGAGGTCGCATCTGTCAGTCACCTTCTGAATACTTCCAAAAACTGCGACAAGTTAAAATCTATCCACTTGTCTCCTCGAGGAGCATTTCAAGGATTGCCTCTGACTGAGCCCCCTCCAATCCCAACCAATAAACCCAAATTGATAAAGGTGGGAGAGTTACCGCCTGTAAGAGAAGCTATTAAACCTGGACTCTTTGTGCCCCCTGTGACTCCCAAACCACCGGTCTTGACACCTAAGCATTCTGTGCCAGAACTGAAACCCAGAATTGAAAAACCTCCACTTCCTCAACTACA GAGATCCCCACCAGATGGACAGAGTTTCAGAAGCTTTTCCTTTGAGAAACCTTCACTCTCAACTAAGTTTGATACAAGCTGCGAGGATTCAGATGAAGACTATGAAAAG gTGCCGCTGCCTAGCTCCATCTTTGTCAACACCACGGAATCCTATGAAGTGGAAAA CTTGTTTAAAGCCACTGATCCTAGGGGACAACCACAAGATGGACTCTACTGTATTAGGAATTCTTCGAAGACAGGAAAG GTTTTGGTTGTGTGGGATGAATCCTTTAACAAAGTGAGAAACTACCGGATTTTTGAAAAG GACTCCAGATTTTACCTTGAGGGAGAGCTTTTGTTCGTGAGCATCGGAAGCTTGGTTGAGCACTATTACACCCACGTCTTGCCTGGTCACAAGAGCCTGCTTCTTCAGCATCCCTATGGCTACTCAGGGCCCAGGTGA